From Nonlabens sp. Ci31, the proteins below share one genomic window:
- a CDS encoding transposase family protein: MTNPLSIFLPDSLLNHFDLLHVTELGEVSSKNMIYHIELAEKNDLHKGYNRLNYESKGFYPEKTIQDFPIRGKTVYLVIKRRRWREKQSRIEIKSDYSFIAEGSKLTIELSDFLKDTGRDPRRYDK, translated from the coding sequence TTGACAAATCCTTTATCTATATTCCTTCCAGATTCCCTATTAAATCACTTTGACCTATTACATGTTACCGAGCTGGGAGAAGTCTCTAGTAAAAATATGATTTATCATATTGAATTGGCAGAAAAGAATGATCTACATAAAGGTTATAATAGGCTTAATTATGAGTCTAAAGGCTTCTATCCTGAAAAGACCATTCAAGATTTTCCTATACGCGGTAAAACCGTTTATTTGGTTATTAAACGACGTAGATGGCGAGAGAAACAAAGTCGCATAGAGATTAAAAGTGATTATTCATTTATAGCCGAAGGTTCAAAATTAACCATTGAATTATCGGATTTTTTAAAAGATACAGGTCGAGACCCGAGAAGATACGATAAGTAA
- a CDS encoding thymidine kinase — protein MFLENTVNHEEQFGWIEVICGSMFSGKTEELIRRLKRAQFAQQKVEIFKPSIDVRYDEEMVVSHDSNEIPSTPVPAAANIPLLANDCQVVGIDEAQFFDDEIVAVCNALANRGIRVIVAGLDMDFKGNPFGPMPALMATAEYVTKVHAVCTRTGNLAQYSYRKTADEKVVMLGEQQEYEPLSRAAYYKAMLSDKLKDMDVKTEEVNDKNTS, from the coding sequence ATGTTTCTAGAAAATACGGTTAATCATGAAGAGCAATTTGGCTGGATCGAAGTAATTTGTGGTTCTATGTTCTCTGGTAAAACAGAAGAATTGATCAGACGTTTAAAAAGAGCGCAGTTTGCACAGCAAAAAGTAGAGATTTTCAAGCCCTCCATTGACGTGCGTTACGATGAAGAAATGGTAGTTTCTCACGACTCTAATGAGATTCCGAGTACACCAGTTCCTGCTGCGGCAAACATCCCTCTTCTTGCAAATGACTGTCAAGTAGTAGGAATAGACGAAGCCCAGTTTTTTGATGACGAAATAGTTGCCGTGTGTAATGCTCTTGCAAATCGCGGTATACGAGTGATCGTCGCCGGACTGGATATGGATTTTAAAGGAAACCCCTTCGGCCCAATGCCTGCACTTATGGCAACCGCAGAGTATGTCACTAAAGTTCACGCTGTTTGTACCAGAACAGGAAATCTAGCCCAGTATTCCTACCGTAAAACTGCCGATGAAAAAGTAGTCATGTTAGGCGAGCAACAAGAATATGAGCCCTTGAGTCGCGCAGCTTACTACAAAGCCATGCTTTCTGATAAACTGAAAGATATGGATGTGAAGACAGAAGAAGTGAATGATAAAAACACCTCCTAA
- the alr gene encoding alanine racemase → MQLKGTRLEVNLEALAHNYHYLRSKISKDTKFMSVVKANAYGHGIVPIAQKLQELGTDYFATAYIEEGVELRDNGIIKPILILHPQQHNLDLCIDRCLEPVIYSVEMLDAFTASAKAKQQQSYPIHLEFNTGMNRLGIDPKEIDKVLEKIHSSPEVKVRGLQSHLAASEDLGEAVFTQKQIALFEDITATLPQKLGYEVLKHESNTSGILNYKNAHFNMVRAGIGLYGFGNDAQYDLNLQPIASLISNISQIRTIEAGETVSYNRKFVAKDRTTYAVVPLGHGDGVNRIYGCGKLEVRINGKPAPTLGIICMDMFMVDISAMEAKVGDEVVIFDPQIHTSRQMAEDAGTISYELLTGIQKRVRRVYVNNSSK, encoded by the coding sequence ATGCAATTAAAAGGCACCAGATTAGAAGTAAATTTAGAAGCGCTAGCCCATAATTACCATTATCTGCGCAGCAAAATAAGTAAGGACACTAAGTTCATGTCGGTCGTTAAGGCAAATGCTTATGGCCACGGAATAGTACCTATTGCTCAAAAACTACAAGAATTAGGAACCGATTATTTTGCGACTGCTTATATAGAGGAAGGCGTAGAGTTGAGAGATAATGGAATCATAAAACCCATTCTCATCCTCCACCCACAGCAGCACAACCTCGATCTATGCATAGACCGCTGTTTGGAGCCCGTTATTTATAGTGTGGAGATGTTGGATGCTTTTACCGCTTCCGCGAAAGCGAAACAACAACAATCTTACCCCATACATTTAGAATTCAATACCGGTATGAATCGCTTGGGAATCGATCCAAAAGAAATTGACAAAGTGCTCGAAAAAATCCATTCTAGTCCAGAAGTAAAAGTACGTGGTTTACAATCCCACCTTGCAGCGAGTGAAGACCTAGGCGAGGCTGTTTTTACCCAAAAACAAATCGCTTTATTTGAGGATATTACAGCCACTTTACCACAAAAATTGGGTTATGAGGTGCTCAAACATGAATCCAATACCAGCGGGATTCTCAATTATAAAAATGCTCATTTCAATATGGTACGCGCTGGAATAGGATTATACGGTTTTGGAAACGATGCGCAATATGATCTAAATCTACAACCTATTGCCAGCCTTATTTCAAACATTTCACAGATACGAACTATAGAGGCAGGTGAGACGGTAAGTTATAACCGCAAGTTTGTTGCAAAGGACCGTACTACCTATGCCGTTGTTCCACTAGGTCATGGCGATGGAGTTAATCGCATCTATGGGTGTGGAAAGCTAGAAGTTAGAATTAACGGGAAGCCAGCACCCACATTAGGTATTATATGTATGGATATGTTTATGGTAGACATTAGCGCAATGGAGGCAAAAGTGGGGGATGAAGTTGTTATTTTTGATCCGCAAATTCACACTTCGAGACAGATGGCTGAAGATGCAGGCACCATTTCTTATGAACTGCTTACCGGTATTCAAAAACGCGTAAGACGGGTATATGTAAACAATTCATCTAAGTAA
- the mscL gene encoding large conductance mechanosensitive channel protein MscL, which translates to MFKEFKDFIMTGNVIDLAVAVILAGAVSAVVKGFVNLIMMPIIGHFANRVDFKDLKIILADAILDADGVVIKPENAILYGEWVNTIISLVIIGFVLFLIVKAYNKARKPKAAAAPAAPAGPTKEEQLLMEIRDAIKLQK; encoded by the coding sequence ATGTTTAAAGAGTTCAAAGATTTTATAATGACGGGAAATGTTATAGACCTTGCCGTTGCAGTAATACTTGCAGGAGCTGTAAGTGCTGTAGTAAAAGGCTTTGTCAATTTAATTATGATGCCCATCATTGGCCATTTTGCTAATAGGGTAGATTTTAAAGACTTAAAAATCATACTGGCTGATGCTATCCTAGATGCAGATGGTGTAGTGATAAAACCAGAAAATGCTATTTTATATGGGGAGTGGGTGAACACCATCATCTCTTTAGTAATCATTGGTTTTGTACTGTTTTTAATTGTAAAAGCATATAACAAAGCTAGAAAGCCTAAAGCAGCAGCAGCACCGGCTGCACCAGCAGGACCTACCAAAGAAGAACAACTTCTTATGGAAATACGCGATGCCATCAAATTACAGAAATAG
- a CDS encoding aspartate-semialdehyde dehydrogenase codes for MKIAVVGVTGMVGQVMLRILEERNLNVTSLIPVASEKSVGTEVTFKGKQYKVVSIKQAIEMKPDIALFSAGGSVSLEFAPQFAAVGTTVIDNSSAFRMDADKKLIVPEINASSLTKEDKIIANPNCSTIQMVATLAPLHKKYGVKRVVISTYQSITGTGVKAVEQLENEYAGKKGPMAYPYQIHKNAIPHCDVFEENGYTKEEMKLIKETQKILEDNTIAVTATAVRIPVVGGHSESVNVEFRKEFTESDVRRLLSETPGVTVQDNVDVNVYPMPLMAHGKDDVFVGRIRRDHSQENTINMWIVSDNLRKGAATNAVQIAEYLIKSNLV; via the coding sequence ATGAAAATAGCTGTTGTAGGCGTTACCGGTATGGTAGGCCAGGTCATGCTGCGCATCCTTGAGGAGCGCAACCTAAATGTTACATCCCTTATCCCTGTTGCCTCTGAAAAATCTGTAGGTACAGAGGTCACCTTTAAGGGCAAACAGTACAAGGTAGTGAGTATAAAACAGGCTATCGAGATGAAACCTGATATTGCACTGTTCTCTGCTGGAGGGTCGGTAAGTCTGGAGTTTGCACCTCAATTTGCAGCAGTGGGAACTACAGTCATTGATAATTCTAGTGCCTTTAGAATGGATGCCGATAAGAAACTCATCGTTCCAGAAATCAATGCAAGTTCGCTTACAAAAGAAGATAAAATCATTGCAAATCCTAACTGCTCTACTATTCAAATGGTAGCTACTTTGGCACCTCTTCATAAAAAATACGGTGTAAAAAGGGTGGTAATTTCTACCTACCAGTCCATTACAGGAACAGGAGTAAAAGCAGTAGAACAATTAGAAAATGAATATGCAGGTAAAAAAGGCCCTATGGCTTATCCTTACCAAATTCATAAAAATGCCATTCCTCACTGCGACGTTTTTGAAGAAAACGGATACACAAAAGAAGAGATGAAACTTATCAAAGAAACTCAAAAAATTCTAGAAGATAATACGATTGCTGTTACAGCAACTGCAGTGCGTATTCCGGTAGTAGGAGGTCATTCAGAAAGTGTGAACGTAGAATTTAGAAAGGAGTTTACAGAGTCTGATGTAAGAAGACTCTTATCAGAAACACCTGGAGTAACTGTTCAAGATAACGTAGATGTAAACGTATATCCTATGCCGTTAATGGCTCATGGTAAAGACGACGTTTTTGTAGGCCGTATACGAAGAGATCATTCTCAAGAAAACACCATTAACATGTGGATTGTTTCAGACAACCTTAGAAAAGGAGCCGCTACTAACGCTGTTCAAATCGCAGAATATTTGATAAAGAGCAATCTCGTGTAG
- a CDS encoding T9SS type A sorting domain-containing protein, with translation MMRKIVIGFFISFCLVAQAQFWTETTSGFPANFTGLSKFHVVDANLAWAIGYDGFNTANNIQQFSKTDDSGFTWTAGVFDLGDTTLGISDLSGVDSNTAFVAAYPRQAGQQGGIWKTIDAGVTWTQQTAASFNNAASFPNIVHYFDANNGLAIGDPTNGYWEIYTSNNGGATYSRLPSASLPAPLNNETGYLAQFAHSGDSIWFTTSAGRIVHSANRGVTWSVYQSPLSDFGGTTIFGDLSFATANRGVIQDNTGNIFKTTDAGQTWNGVVFSGTGAPYGGAISYLPNTFHMVSTGGEANFAGSSYSLDDGTTWINIDTDQHVDVAFFNDTVGYSGSFSNTTNNLGVFRYTGSVLNEASVAELVEVQLFHNNRTEQLEISTDQLFKKVRIYDLHGRMVLTSTNKLIHTNLIRSGVYIAQIFTDSGRKTSKFIKH, from the coding sequence ATGATGAGAAAAATAGTTATTGGTTTTTTTATTTCTTTTTGCCTGGTAGCGCAAGCACAATTTTGGACAGAAACCACATCTGGATTTCCAGCTAACTTTACAGGCTTGAGCAAGTTTCATGTCGTAGATGCAAACCTAGCATGGGCTATTGGCTATGATGGTTTCAATACAGCAAATAACATCCAGCAATTTTCTAAAACAGACGACTCAGGGTTCACATGGACTGCAGGAGTTTTTGACCTAGGAGATACCACCTTAGGAATCTCAGACCTAAGTGGTGTCGATTCAAATACTGCTTTTGTAGCAGCTTATCCCAGACAAGCTGGACAGCAAGGTGGCATCTGGAAAACTATAGACGCTGGGGTTACTTGGACGCAACAAACAGCGGCTTCTTTTAATAATGCAGCTAGTTTTCCCAACATCGTACATTACTTTGACGCAAATAATGGTCTTGCTATAGGAGATCCTACCAATGGATATTGGGAGATTTACACCTCTAACAATGGAGGTGCCACTTACAGTAGGCTTCCCTCTGCAAGTTTGCCGGCACCATTGAATAATGAAACTGGTTATTTAGCTCAGTTTGCTCATTCTGGAGATAGCATTTGGTTTACAACTAGTGCTGGACGTATTGTTCATTCCGCAAATCGGGGTGTGACCTGGAGTGTTTACCAGTCTCCCTTGAGCGATTTTGGTGGAACCACTATTTTTGGAGACCTTTCTTTTGCCACAGCAAACCGCGGAGTTATTCAGGATAACACAGGGAATATTTTTAAAACTACAGATGCTGGACAGACTTGGAACGGTGTTGTTTTTTCTGGTACGGGAGCGCCTTACGGTGGTGCAATTTCTTATTTGCCCAATACCTTTCATATGGTGAGTACTGGTGGTGAAGCAAACTTTGCAGGGAGTTCGTATTCATTAGATGACGGTACGACATGGATTAATATAGATACAGATCAACATGTAGATGTTGCTTTTTTTAATGATACCGTAGGATACAGTGGTAGTTTTAGTAATACAACTAATAACTTGGGTGTTTTTAGGTATACAGGTAGCGTTTTAAACGAAGCCTCCGTAGCGGAATTAGTTGAAGTTCAACTGTTCCATAACAACCGGACAGAACAATTAGAGATTTCGACAGATCAACTGTTTAAAAAGGTAAGGATTTATGATTTACATGGTCGAATGGTACTGACATCTACCAACAAGCTTATACATACAAACCTCATCCGATCTGGGGTTTATATCGCTCAAATATTCACAGATTCTGGTCGCAAAACTTCTAAATTTATAAAACACTAA
- a CDS encoding prolyl oligopeptidase family serine peptidase, with protein sequence MKKWLMGAAALAVLISCKEEEKKQTSMAMTYPQTKKVDTVDVYHGVEVADPYRWLEDDRSEETEAWVKDQNKTTQDFLSKISYREEIKKRLTELWNYEKVSAPFIEGAYAYFYKNDGLQNQYVIYRYLKDSDPETAEVFLDPNTFSEKGTTSLGGTSFTKDGSLFAYSISEGGSDWRKVIVLDVNSMKQIGDTIVDVKFSGTSWKGNDGFFYSSYDKPEGSELSAMTDQHKLYYHKMGTPQSEDKVIFGGTPDQKYRYVGGGVTEDQKYLVISGSTSTNGGKMWMKELNTANAPLVAVVDNFDTNTYLLHNQGTQLWLVTDDKAPNKRIVTTDFSNPVQETWKDVIPETEHVLSPSTAGGYLFTEYMVDAVSQVKQYNYDGSFVREVKLPGIGNVGGFGAKEKEKTLYYSFTNYTTPGSIYLYNIKEGTSKLYRKPDIKFDSEDFESKQIFYASKDGTKIPMIISYKKGIVLDGKNPTILYGYGGFNISLNPGFSETQAAWMDLGGVYAVANLRGGGEYGKKWHDAGTKMQKQNVFDDFIAAGEWLKDNKYTDTKHLAIQGGSNGGLLVGATMTQRPDLAGVAFPAVGVLDMLRYNKFTSGAGWAYDYGTAEDNPEMFEYLKGYSPLHNIKEGVPYPATLVTTGDHDDRVVPAHSFKFAAELQSKQTGKAPTLIRIETDAGHGAGKSTEQQIQERTDIYAFGLYNMGYEQLPDVKSQVKM encoded by the coding sequence ATGAAAAAATGGCTAATGGGAGCAGCGGCTCTAGCGGTATTAATTTCCTGTAAGGAAGAAGAGAAAAAACAAACAAGTATGGCAATGACCTATCCGCAAACAAAAAAAGTGGATACCGTAGATGTGTATCATGGAGTAGAAGTAGCAGATCCTTACCGATGGTTAGAAGACGATCGCAGTGAAGAAACAGAAGCATGGGTAAAAGATCAAAATAAAACGACTCAAGATTTCCTTTCTAAAATCTCTTATAGAGAAGAGATCAAAAAACGACTTACAGAGCTTTGGAACTATGAAAAAGTTAGCGCTCCGTTTATCGAAGGAGCCTATGCGTATTTCTATAAAAATGATGGGTTACAAAATCAATACGTCATTTATAGATATCTAAAAGACAGCGATCCAGAAACCGCTGAGGTATTTTTAGACCCCAATACCTTTAGTGAGAAAGGAACCACTTCTTTAGGAGGAACCAGCTTTACTAAAGACGGTTCTTTATTTGCCTATTCGATTAGTGAAGGTGGTAGTGATTGGAGAAAAGTAATCGTACTGGATGTAAATTCTATGAAGCAAATAGGAGATACCATAGTAGATGTAAAGTTCTCAGGAACCTCATGGAAAGGAAACGATGGTTTCTTCTATTCCAGTTATGATAAGCCTGAAGGAAGTGAGCTCAGTGCCATGACGGATCAACATAAATTGTATTACCATAAAATGGGGACACCACAAAGTGAAGACAAAGTAATCTTTGGCGGCACACCAGACCAAAAATACCGTTATGTAGGCGGTGGCGTTACAGAAGATCAAAAATATCTAGTCATCTCTGGAAGTACTTCTACAAATGGTGGAAAAATGTGGATGAAGGAATTGAATACAGCAAATGCCCCTTTAGTGGCCGTAGTGGATAATTTTGACACCAACACGTACCTGTTGCACAATCAGGGAACTCAGCTGTGGTTAGTAACAGATGATAAGGCACCTAATAAAAGAATAGTAACAACCGACTTTTCAAATCCTGTTCAGGAAACTTGGAAAGATGTCATTCCAGAAACAGAACACGTACTTTCTCCATCTACTGCTGGTGGTTATCTATTTACAGAATACATGGTAGATGCTGTTTCTCAAGTAAAACAATACAATTATGACGGTTCTTTTGTAAGAGAAGTAAAGCTTCCAGGGATAGGAAATGTAGGTGGTTTTGGCGCAAAAGAAAAAGAAAAGACGTTGTATTATAGCTTTACTAATTACACGACTCCAGGAAGTATCTATTTGTATAACATAAAAGAAGGAACTTCAAAACTCTACCGCAAGCCAGACATCAAGTTTGATAGTGAAGACTTTGAAAGCAAGCAAATTTTTTACGCCTCTAAGGATGGCACAAAAATTCCTATGATTATCTCCTATAAAAAAGGAATCGTGTTGGATGGTAAAAATCCAACCATACTTTATGGATATGGAGGTTTTAATATCTCTTTAAACCCTGGTTTTTCTGAAACACAGGCAGCTTGGATGGACTTGGGCGGTGTTTATGCGGTAGCTAACCTGCGTGGAGGAGGAGAATATGGTAAAAAATGGCATGATGCGGGAACTAAGATGCAAAAACAAAACGTATTTGACGATTTTATTGCTGCAGGAGAGTGGTTAAAAGACAACAAGTACACAGATACAAAACATCTAGCTATTCAAGGAGGTTCAAATGGAGGCCTTTTAGTAGGGGCGACCATGACGCAACGTCCTGATCTTGCTGGCGTGGCATTTCCTGCTGTAGGAGTATTGGACATGTTGCGTTATAATAAATTTACATCTGGTGCCGGTTGGGCTTACGATTATGGAACGGCTGAGGACAATCCAGAAATGTTTGAATACCTAAAAGGATATTCTCCATTGCACAATATTAAGGAAGGGGTTCCCTACCCAGCAACTTTAGTGACTACTGGAGATCATGATGACCGTGTGGTTCCTGCACATTCTTTTAAGTTTGCCGCAGAGCTGCAATCCAAGCAAACCGGAAAGGCACCTACATTGATCAGAATAGAAACTGACGCAGGTCATGGGGCTGGAAAATCTACAGAGCAACAGATTCAAGAGCGAACAGATATCTACGCTTTTGGCCTTTATAATATGGGCTATGAGCAGCTTCCAGATGTAAAGTCTCAAGTAAAGATGTAA
- a CDS encoding ABC transporter ATP-binding protein: protein MLQLIGISFAFLPPGRQDAKAEILKNISLKIKQGTTVAVIGESGCGKSTLLDIVYGLLQAQKGVIKWNGEELEGADHHLVPGHSMMKYVPQEFDLMPFTSVFENVGEHLSIQIDNRVRRIDELLDVVDMSSFKNRKVKTLSGGQKQRVAIAKALAQEPQLLLLDEPFSHIDNFRKNELRRKLFDYLTRNNISCLVATHDQDDVLSFCHQTIIMKEGQIMDFRPTSEVYGNPLNTYTAALFDEVNLIPKDWLDSREDLILYPHQLKVAKTGFSVEVQQSFFQGADYLIKARKDDKEVFFRSKGAISAGKEVLLNLAS, encoded by the coding sequence ATGTTACAGTTGATTGGTATTAGTTTCGCTTTCCTGCCTCCCGGCAGGCAGGACGCGAAAGCGGAAATTTTAAAAAATATTTCCTTAAAAATTAAACAGGGGACTACTGTTGCTGTTATAGGAGAAAGCGGCTGTGGTAAAAGCACCCTTTTAGATATCGTTTACGGATTGTTACAGGCACAAAAAGGAGTTATCAAGTGGAATGGTGAAGAGTTAGAGGGAGCAGACCACCATCTTGTGCCGGGCCATTCCATGATGAAATACGTACCACAGGAATTCGACCTTATGCCCTTTACGAGCGTCTTTGAAAACGTAGGAGAGCATCTTTCTATTCAAATAGACAACCGAGTAAGGCGTATTGATGAATTGCTCGATGTAGTCGATATGAGCAGCTTTAAAAACCGTAAGGTGAAAACACTTTCTGGCGGTCAAAAACAACGTGTAGCGATCGCAAAAGCACTTGCTCAGGAGCCTCAACTCTTATTACTCGACGAACCATTCTCACACATCGATAACTTCAGGAAAAATGAGTTGCGTAGAAAACTTTTTGATTACCTGACCCGTAATAATATCAGCTGTCTAGTAGCCACACATGATCAAGACGATGTGCTCTCTTTTTGTCATCAAACCATCATCATGAAGGAAGGTCAGATCATGGATTTTAGACCGACATCAGAGGTGTATGGAAACCCATTAAATACTTATACGGCTGCTTTGTTTGATGAGGTAAATTTAATTCCTAAAGATTGGTTGGACAGCAGAGAGGATTTAATTCTGTACCCACACCAATTGAAAGTTGCTAAAACTGGTTTTTCTGTGGAGGTACAACAGTCCTTTTTTCAAGGAGCAGATTATTTGATAAAAGCTCGAAAGGATGATAAAGAGGTGTTTTTTAGATCAAAAGGGGCTATTTCTGCTGGAAAAGAAGTGCTCTTAAACCTCGCTTCCTAA
- a CDS encoding LEA type 2 family protein, with product MKKLLFLLTLLLLSSCKNPYEDNIFVEIKNPALEKATPNQLDILATCVLYNPNSAALNLEEVDLDVYINGNKIALIHQVETVVMPSSSEFEFAIRTALNPREVYGDKGKGVLGAALQILASQKVDVKYEGSIKVGIGAFYFRIPVADSWSVPVRFNF from the coding sequence ATGAAAAAACTTTTGTTTCTGCTCACACTTCTATTGTTAAGCTCCTGCAAGAACCCTTATGAGGACAACATTTTTGTCGAGATAAAAAATCCAGCACTTGAAAAAGCAACACCAAATCAATTGGACATCTTGGCGACTTGTGTGCTGTATAACCCTAATAGCGCAGCACTAAACCTTGAAGAAGTAGATTTGGACGTCTACATTAATGGAAATAAAATAGCTCTTATACATCAGGTGGAAACGGTCGTTATGCCATCCAGCTCTGAATTTGAATTCGCTATAAGAACAGCGTTGAACCCCAGAGAAGTTTATGGCGACAAAGGAAAAGGAGTTTTAGGAGCAGCACTTCAAATACTCGCTAGTCAGAAAGTGGATGTAAAATATGAAGGAAGCATCAAGGTGGGTATAGGTGCCTTTTATTTTAGGATTCCTGTGGCAGATAGTTGGAGTGTTCCGGTAAGGTTTAATTTTTAA
- the truB gene encoding tRNA pseudouridine(55) synthase TruB, with translation MQDPQNPYLTGQVLLIDKPLEWSSFQVVNKLRWLIRKEYKIKKIKVGHAGTLDPLASGLLIICTGKETKNISTYQAQEKEYTGTITLGGTTPSYDLETEIDQTFALDQLTEKSIKETTAQFTGEIQQKPPIFSAIKKDGKRLYELARAGETTEIEARTVTVNEFEITRIELPEVDFKISCSKGTYIRSIAHDFGAALNNGGHLSSLRRTAIGNYRVENAMSIESFEKLVKTDSQE, from the coding sequence ATGCAAGATCCACAAAATCCATACCTCACCGGTCAAGTATTACTTATCGATAAACCATTAGAATGGTCTTCTTTTCAAGTAGTCAACAAATTACGCTGGTTGATTAGAAAAGAATACAAGATCAAGAAAATCAAAGTAGGGCATGCGGGCACACTAGATCCGCTAGCAAGTGGTTTGTTGATTATTTGTACTGGAAAAGAGACCAAAAACATCAGTACCTATCAAGCACAAGAAAAAGAATATACTGGCACGATAACCTTAGGAGGAACAACACCTAGTTACGATCTTGAAACTGAAATAGATCAAACCTTTGCATTAGACCAGCTCACAGAGAAATCGATCAAAGAAACAACCGCGCAGTTCACCGGAGAAATACAGCAAAAGCCCCCTATTTTCTCAGCGATTAAAAAAGATGGGAAACGATTGTATGAACTAGCGCGTGCTGGAGAAACTACAGAGATCGAAGCAAGAACAGTGACTGTAAATGAATTTGAAATTACTAGAATCGAACTTCCAGAAGTAGACTTTAAAATTTCTTGTAGCAAAGGAACTTACATCCGTTCTATTGCGCACGATTTTGGTGCTGCATTAAATAATGGTGGTCATCTATCTTCTCTAAGAAGAACCGCTATAGGAAATTACCGTGTGGAAAATGCAATGAGTATTGAGAGTTTTGAGAAGTTAGTAAAGACAGATTCACAAGAATAA
- a CDS encoding molecular chaperone DjiA, whose protein sequence is MSFFGYIAIFFVLRWIYTAFLSNGSSQQSRTQSGSPFQRRSTTVSPQDFELNLLSLTSLVIKADGKITQNELDYVRQYFVSSYGKERANAIFKVFNDVVKKREVDAARICSYLNARTRYESRLQILHFLFGIAQADGHISEAEIRVIYQIAGYLRLTERDFISIKAMFVKDQDNAYKILEIDKSVPDHEVKKAYRTMAKKYHPDKLMDMDEAYKKGAEEKFKKVLDAYETVRKERGMS, encoded by the coding sequence ATGTCATTTTTCGGCTATATCGCTATATTTTTTGTTCTTAGATGGATTTACACTGCTTTTCTTAGTAATGGAAGTTCACAGCAAAGTAGAACCCAATCAGGAAGTCCTTTTCAGAGACGGAGTACTACGGTAAGTCCGCAGGATTTTGAATTGAATTTACTTTCTCTTACTTCTTTAGTTATAAAGGCAGATGGGAAAATTACCCAAAATGAACTGGATTACGTAAGGCAGTATTTTGTTAGTTCTTACGGTAAAGAAAGAGCTAACGCTATATTCAAAGTCTTTAATGATGTGGTTAAAAAGCGTGAAGTAGACGCGGCGAGAATTTGCAGTTACCTCAACGCCAGAACTAGGTATGAATCCAGATTACAGATCCTTCATTTTCTGTTTGGCATTGCTCAAGCAGATGGTCACATAAGTGAAGCTGAAATACGTGTGATCTATCAAATAGCAGGCTACCTGCGACTTACAGAGCGCGATTTTATCTCCATCAAAGCCATGTTTGTAAAAGATCAAGATAACGCCTATAAGATTCTCGAAATCGATAAGTCTGTTCCTGACCACGAGGTAAAAAAAGCCTACCGAACCATGGCAAAGAAATACCACCCAGATAAATTAATGGATATGGACGAAGCTTATAAAAAAGGTGCTGAAGAGAAATTCAAAAAGGTTCTAGACGCATATGAAACCGTACGCAAGGAACGTGGAATGAGTTAA
- a CDS encoding DUF2480 family protein: protein MAEEIINRLANSKLITFDLEDFYAPGPRTVIDISQWLLEGIVLVESRFRESLKTTDFTAYKDHYVAIRCSTDAIVPQWAWMLVQSQLHGIAKKVVYGSLEQLETEIYREAIALLDVSEFQDISMIVKGCSNKPVPVAAYTMITDKLQNVARSIMYGEACSAVPVFKRKKKVP from the coding sequence ATGGCCGAAGAAATCATCAATCGCCTCGCAAACTCTAAGTTAATAACATTTGATTTAGAAGATTTTTATGCACCTGGACCACGTACCGTCATTGATATTTCTCAATGGCTGTTAGAAGGAATTGTGCTGGTAGAATCCCGCTTTCGCGAAAGCTTAAAAACAACCGATTTTACTGCATATAAAGATCATTACGTAGCCATAAGATGCAGTACAGACGCAATTGTACCACAATGGGCATGGATGCTCGTGCAGAGCCAGCTTCACGGAATTGCTAAAAAAGTAGTCTATGGTTCTCTAGAACAATTAGAAACAGAAATTTACAGAGAAGCGATAGCCCTTCTTGATGTGAGTGAATTTCAAGACATATCAATGATTGTAAAAGGCTGCTCTAACAAACCTGTTCCTGTAGCAGCTTATACTATGATTACCGATAAATTACAAAACGTAGCTCGTTCTATAATGTACGGTGAGGCATGCTCTGCTGTTCCTGTTTTTAAACGTAAGAAAAAAGTCCCGTAG